The Bactrocera dorsalis isolate Fly_Bdor chromosome 3, ASM2337382v1, whole genome shotgun sequence genomic interval tcttagaaaataacctgtgccaacttttgtgaagatacattgtaaaatgtgaaagttttccatacaagaacttgtttccgatcattcagtttgtatgacagctatatgttatagtggtccgatatcggcagttccgacaaatgagcagcttcttaaaaagaaaatgtcgtttgcaaaatttcaaaatgatatcttGAATACTGAGAGAccagtttgtatatatacagacagacggatatggctaaatcgactcagctcaacatactgatcatttatacatatatattctttatagggtctccgacgcttccttctaggtgttacaaacttcgtgacaaacttaatatacactgtttagggtatacatacatgcatatgtatatgataaatAAAGAGACATCCCTTCTAAACCTAAACGCCCAAAGCTGTTTTTAAGCATCACAGCGTCATGACACCCAATGACTTGTTTGACCATTCATATAAAGTGTGAAGGTTGAGTTGTTGATACTGAAGCTCGTTAAGAAACCGTGAAATATATTCTTTCGTAGTTCTCggatattttctaaatattgaaattcaCGTCATTAGTTAAAACAATTCCATCTATACCTATTATTTGTATGGAAGCAAATACTAAATTCGAACGAttagatcaaaaaatatattaggcTCACGGTTtgaatatagaatataaaaaaatatggagaGGTACTGTTTGCCGTCGATTCTTTCTAAGCGCGAAATTCTTTTAAAAGCGAAATTGATTTTGCATCGCATCAACGACTTTATAATATCCTAGACGTCGGTTGCCAGTTCTGaactataaataaaactttttcacaTACTTAGTAGTATGTTGAATAGAACACAACCactaaaaacaaaaccaacTATTCACACACTCTCTTTCGTGCTCATTCCCAGTTCCATGAGCTCCAACAGGTAATCTTAGTTTCGAAGAGCATGCAACTCATCGGTTCTTGTGTTCTTTCGTTGCGAAATTATGCGCCCAATGAAGATGGTTCTTTCGCTTCAATGCTCAACGCTGAGCACACGCCAACAACAAATGTTGCCAATTACATACCTTTTGTTTCCAAACTGTTCTCGGCTCTCGCTTGCGCGTTCAGCTTAAcgctttgatttatttttcccTTTCTGCACTTGGCGCTAGTATTCTCTTGGCCATGATCATGGCCCTGAATGTAAGTACGGTTGGTTGCTTTTGTGCCTGCCTCGTATGCTAATCGGCTTTCTTTTGCCGCTTTttctttgctttcatttttattttgcttccaTTTGGCTATCGCAGAACCGACGGCGTAGTATAAATGGACGGTATCCCGGCATTCCCAGTTTTAGTCTTTCAGTGAATTTCTTTTCGAACGTACCAACTTGAATCTGGTTTAAAGTAGAAAGCCTGCTTGAGTTGTAATCATGAAGTGGTGCTTAGGTGGGTGAATTACTAACTAGTTTTTGTGGTAACTTTGTGTGAATACtcgtacaaaaataaaaactgtgtaaattcaaatcatatttgaGATGtaaattattgtgtttttttttttgttttatcacccttagttgttgtatttttattaaattactttcTGAGCCGCTATGTCGCCGCCAATGTAATACAGGATCGTAATCTCTTTGCCACCGAACTCTTTCAAACGATCGCCAGCGAGAAGCAGAACGAAAATGTGATCATCTCACCGGTGGCAATACAAACTGCGCTCGGCTTGGCATACTACGGCGCCGATGGCAAAACCGCCAAGGAGTTGCAACGCAGCTTACATGCACAATCGCAGAGTCGCAGCGGCATTGCGAAGAGCTATTACAAGCTGTTGCATTCTTTTGTCAAGCCGAAGACCACATTGGAGATCGCCAATAAAATCTACGCTAAGGATGAGTTGGTCATTGAACCGGAATTCCGTGAAGCAGCAGAAAAGTACTTTGACTCCGATGCCGAGCAATTGGATTTCACCGATGAACCAAAAGCCGTCGAGCTGATCAACAAGTGGTTGGCCGAGAAGACGAATggcaaaatacaaaatgttttgAGCAATGTCGAACCCGATATCAACGTAGCGCTTGTCAATGCTATCTACTTCAAAGCCAAGTGGGCGCGTCCCTTCATGGATGATGCCACATCGGATCGTGTATTCTTTATTAACGCAAACGAAACGGTTAAGGTGCCCACTATGTTCGCCGACAATTGGTACAACTATGCCGAATATGAAGAATTGGATGCTAAAGCGATTGAGTTATTCTTCGAGAATACCGATTTGCGTATGTGGTTCATATTGCCGAACCAGCGTAACGGTCTTTACGAGTTGGAACAAAAATTGAAGGGTGTGGACTTTGATGAGCTCGAAAAGCGTTGGGAATGGAGCAGTGTAACggtgaatttgccgaaattcggTTTCGAATTCGATACCGACTTAAAGCCATATTTGCTGAAGGTGCTTATAAACTTTAAAACGTagtgttattttattaaaatatttgttttttttttcaccggAACAGCTTGGCATCAAGACCATGTTCACCGATGAAGCCGATTTTAGCAACATTTTCCACGAGTCACCAATCAGCACACGCGTCTCACGTGTGCAACACAAAGCTTTTATTGATGTGAATGAGATCGGTTGCGAAGCGGCTGCTGCTAGCGGTGAGTTTGAATtcttaattaattcaaattttatagatttaaaaatattttattttaattttattttattattatgtatttttagttGCTGTTGGCGTGCCAATGTCCTTGCCGTGGGATCCGAAAACTTTCATTGCCGATCATCCATTCGTATTCATCATTCGTGACCCTCATGCCATCTACTTTACTGGCCACATTGCCagattttaattaagaaaatttatgaaacagTTTTTACTGTCGCTTATATCTATTTAGTTTTTAAGAAACATTCATGAATTtgcacttaaatatttaataaatcataagtttacatatttaagtttttgttgctttatttttggAAGGAATTTGAATTTGTAATTGAAATAGATCAGAGAAGTGTTTGAGCGatggaattactttgaaggcgagaaattaaatattgatataCGTCAGCGTTCAAAGCgccgaatatttttttaaggccTCAATCGTCTCGGGCTTATATGCGTGGACAAACGACTTCACATAACCCCCAAAAAATAGTTGAGCGGTGCTAAGTCGTATGATCTTGGTGGCCCAGTGACAAGCCCGTGACATGAGATAAGGTGCCCACCAAATTCTTCTTTCAATAAGTTGACTGTTTTGTTGGGTTCATGACCCTATTGGAACCAAAGGTCGTTCACATCAACATGTATTGGATTTTATAAGCGCGCAAACTAAGATACTTCCACAAAATCTTTCATAAAGTAGATGGGCTTAGCTCCGATTATTGCATACGATGGCGGAGGGACTTTTACGGGCCTTCTACGATACTCTGATCCACGACAGCAACAGCGTCTTTGGTGCGCACTCAACGGGATTTCTAAGGACTCGCTTTATCCACTAGAGTAAACGTGAGAAACCGATACGTAGTTGCTCGAATTACCAACTATGCTGAGCGATTATGTCGACCGCGCGAAGCGGACCATTATTTTGGTATTAAATATGCACGATTTGCTAACGTTGTCCCGAAGTACGTTCGTTGATTACTTATGTATTGTATAAGTCAAGCTAACAGCTGTTACAACAATGCAAACTCCGAAGAAAGTATTTCCTCATTGAAACCCTTACGTCAAAAAAACACCCGTTATTATTTTGTGTGAACTTTGAAGTCTGGATGTTAACAAAGTCCGTTCCCATGACTGTAGGTTCTACCATATTGAAATTAACACTATTCATATTCTATCAAAGGACATCTTTTCCACCGTGCCCATACCTACAGAGGTTATAGTCGACCGACGTCAATTCTTATTTCTACTGAATAAGTAGTAAACTTGTTCCCTACGTGATGCTTtagttttataaacaaatgagCTTAAACGCAAGATAGGCCTTAGGGAACTCAATTTCTTGAAACCTCTGCTGTGGACAGCATTTTCTGATCCGAAAAGCATGATGACAGTGTTGAAATGAAATTCGGTGGGATAAACgataatttttttagcaaaaattctTTGGCGAAAATAAATGTTTCACGAATTAACTAGTCTGATATTACGTGGAAATTCAAAAAAGTCTcttctaaaataaaattcaagaaaCAAGCCAAAATAGGGCAGTCATATCGCATAATAGGCCTCTTTTCCTCCCTTCGCCATCAGAGAATAGCTAGCCGACAGCTTTGGAAAGAAGGCAGGAAACGTTGCCGACCTGATCTTGAATTATGCAGTCCCAATATAATCGTCAAATCTAATAGAACTAGTATGACAGATGAATTTGGCGATAAGATGAATAAATCTCATCTCGGACTACAACAGTGATTTTTCAGCCATATTTACAGTCATTAGTTGAACTGCCGTCCAGAAACATGAAGTGGTCATTCTTGCAATAAACCGACAACGTAAACCATATGAATAGATTTCGGACACAACTAAATTTCAACTGATATCCCCCTATTTTTCTATCCTTTTTTCTGACACCGTGATCGATTCTTAAATCTAAGATTATTAGATTGTCTTTGCCTTAGACAAAAATCCATGGCAGATTTCGTGACAAAAATATGGCCATGACTGAAGTGACCAGGCTCTTCATGCAGTATATATTTCATAGGGTCACTAACGTTACCTTCTGGgtgctaacgggtgatttttttgaggttaggattttcatgcattagtatttgacagatcacgtgggatttcagacatggtgtcaaagagaaagatgctcagtatgctttgacatttcatcatgaatagacttactaacgagcaacgcttgcaaatcattgaattttattaccaaaatcagtgttcggttttttttttcggacaaattttgttcagcgatgaggctcatttctggttgaatggctacgtaaataagcaaaattgccgcatttggggtgaagagcaaccagaagccgttcaagaactgcccatgcatcccgaaaaatgcactgtttggtgtggtttgtacgctggtggaatcattggaccgtattttttcaaagatgctgttggacgcaacgttacggtgaatggcgatcgctatcgttcgatgctaacaaactttttgttgccaaaaatggaagaactgaacttggttgacatgtggtttcaacaagatggcgctacatgccacacagctcgcgattctatggccattttgagggaaaacttcggacaacaattcatctcaagaaatggacccgtaagttggccaccaagatcatgcgatttaacgcctttagactattttttgtggggctacgtcaagtctaaagtctacagaaataagccagcaactattccagctttggaagacaacatttccgaagaaattcgggctattccggccgaaatgctcgaaaaagttgcccaaaattggactttccgaatggaccacctaagacgcagccgcggtcaacatttaaatgaaattatcttcaaaaagtaaatgtcatgaaccaatctaacgtttcaaataaagaaccgatgagattttgcaaattttatgcgttttttttttttaaaaagttatcaagctcttaaaaaatcaccctttactaacTTGGTTGTAAACTTAGGATATAAAAAGCAGTTAAATCGTGCTGATATTGTaggaatttaaatttattgctgccaaaatattttagtataaataataatatagaaaaGAAAGGCTTTGTAACTCTtgtattgttttgttttcattttgattttttgcgtcttgtttttttttattttgtaacacTTCACCTAAGCCCAAATTATTGTAAGAGTCGGTAAATAATTGATGCGGCTGGaatttaaatgaaacaaaatttagtacgtgcgTGAGTATGTTtactttatgtaaaaataaaaataataatcgttTTCTTTGTCGCCTGAAACCAAAAATAGAAAACACCAAAAAAGTAGatctcttataaaaaataaagcacaacaacaaattacaacaaaatttttactttattacttGACCCACAAATTATGCCATTTTGCCTTTGCTACTCCATCGAGTATGAATTTAATTCAAGcgaatgtttgttgttgtttcattaaCATTGAACAGAGcaaataaaaatcgataaaatattttatacgttGCACACCTGTCAACGCAGCGGCACGCACGCACGTACGCACGCCGAAAGCCGAACGCTCCAAATGAAAAGTTGAAATAAGAAttaaggaaataataaaaacaaaaaaacgagaAACAGAAGGCAACTTAAAAGTGGGGGAAAAATACAAGAAGAAATCGTCGAGTGTCCACAGCTGAGCATGCGCCCCGCAGCAGCACCACAAACAACTCGAATAACTTGAGAATTTTCTGCAGCCATGAGTGTTCATCTGTACCCACTATCTGAGAATGGATGATATGGAATGGATGGGCTTAAGTAAGAGAAACCAGTATTTTTTTGGAGAACTTCTTTGTAGTTCAATAGCACCGATTTAAA includes:
- the LOC105224654 gene encoding serine protease inhibitor 42Dd — its product is MKWCLVVVFLLNYFLSRYVAANVIQDRNLFATELFQTIASEKQNENVIISPVAIQTALGLAYYGADGKTAKELQRSLHAQSQSRSGIAKSYYKLLHSFVKPKTTLEIANKIYAKDELVIEPEFREAAEKYFDSDAEQLDFTDEPKAVELINKWLAEKTNGKIQNVLSNVEPDINVALVNAIYFKAKWARPFMDDATSDRVFFINANETVKVPTMFADNWYNYAEYEELDAKAIELFFENTDLRMWFILPNQRNGLYELEQKLKGVDFDELEKRWEWSSVTVNLPKFGFEFDTDLKPYLLKLGIKTMFTDEADFSNIFHESPISTRVSRVQHKAFIDVNEIGCEAAAASVAVGVPMSLPWDPKTFIADHPFVFIIRDPHAIYFTGHIARF